From a region of the Triticum aestivum cultivar Chinese Spring chromosome 7D, IWGSC CS RefSeq v2.1, whole genome shotgun sequence genome:
- the LOC542929 gene encoding spastin encodes MSFLRALADSLSSLLFAPPMDAPAAAVVGERVAVKLRGYFELAKEEIDKAVRAEEWGLPDDAEAHYRNALRVMLEAKAARVPDAVSSSERGQVRVYQDKIAKWQTQVEERLRVLGRRSGAAAPVPKKVVTNNQVNRPERPASTSSRKSALQSSPTFNRGGQASSHQKNSVGGSKPVQRAGGKDDDKLVEMINTTIVDRSPSVRWDDVAGLDKAKQALMEMVILPTKRRDLFTGLRRPAKGLLLFGPPGNGKTMLAKAVASESEATFFNVSASSLTSKWVGEAEKLVRTLFMVAVERQPSVIFLDEIDSVMSTRLASENDASRRLKSEFLIQFDGVTSNPDDLVIVIGATNKPQELDDAVLRRLVKRIYVPLPDPNVRRLLLKNQLKGQAFKLSNHDLERLAVETEGYSGSDLRALCEEAAMMPIRELGPQNILTIKANQLRPLRYEDFRNAMTAIRPSLQKSKWDELEKWNDEFGAS; translated from the exons ATGAGCTTCCTCCGCGCGCTCGCGGACTCCCTCTCGTCGCTCCTCTTCGCGCCGCCCATGGACGCGCCGGCGGCGGCCGTGGTGGGGGAGCGCGTGGCCGTGAAACTGCGGGGCTACTTCGAGCTGGCCAAGGAGGAGATCGACAAGGCCGTGCGCGCCGAGGAGTGGGGCCTCCCCGACGACGCCGAGGCGCACTACCGCAACGCCCTCCGCGTCATGCTCGAGGCCAAGGCCGCCCGCGTCCCCGACGCCGTCTCCTCCAG CGAGAGGGGGCAGGTGAGGGTGTACCAGGACAAGATCGCCAAGTGGCAGACGCAGGTGGAGGAGCGGCTCagggtgctcggccggaggagcg GAGCGGCTGCACCAGTCCCCAAGAAG GTTGTTACAAACAATCAAGTAAATAGGCCTGAGAGACCAGCATCAACTAGCTCCCGTAAGTCAGCTTTGCAGTCTAGCCCCACCTTTAACAGAGGTGGTCAAGCATCCTCTCATCAGAAGAACAGCGTTGGTGGATCCAAGCCAGTGCAAAGAGCTGGTGGAAAGGATGATGACAAGCTTGTTGAAATGATAAATACAACAATCGTGGATAGAAGTCCATCTGTCAGATGGGATGATGTTG CTGGTCTGGACAAAGCAAAGCAAGCACTCATGGAAATGGTTATCTTACCTACTAAGCGAAGGGATTTATTCACTGGTCTTCGGAGGCCTGCGAAAG GGCTGCTTCTCTTTGGTCCTCCGGGGAATGGGAAAACAATGCTTGCCAAAGCTGTTGCTTCAGAATCTGAAGCAACATTTTTTAATGTTTCAGCTTCTTCGTTGACATCAAAGTGG GTAGGGGAAGCTGAAAAGCTTGTTCGGACACTTTTCATGGTTGCTGTCGAGAGGCAACCGTCTGTTATTTTCCTGGATGAG ATCGACAGTGTAATGTCAACAAGGTTAGCTAGCGAGAATGATGCAAGCAGGCGACTGAAATCTGAATTCCTGATCCAGTTTGATGGGGTGACATCAAACCCAGATGATTTAGTAATTGTGATAG GAGCTACGAATAAACCACAAGAGTTGGATGACGCTGTTCTTCGAAGACTG GTAAAAAGAATATATGTGCCACTGCCTGATCCAAATGTACGGAGGTTACTTCTGAAAAATCAGCTCAAAGGACAAGCATTCAAATTGTCCA ATCATGATCTAGAGAGGCTTGCTGTGGAAACTGAAG GGTATTCTGGAAGTGACCTGAGAGCCTTGTGCGAGGAAGCTGCAATGATGCCGATCAGAGAGCTCGGTCCACAGAATATTCTCACCATTAAAGCAAACCAG CTGCGACCATTGAGGTATGAAGATTTCAGAAATGCGATGACCGCGATAAGGCCGAGCTTGCAGAAGAGCAAGTGGGACGAGCTGGAGAAATGGAACGATGAGTTTGGCGCAAGCTGA